CAGCGTGCAGCGCCCGCCGGAGGGGGATCTGCTGTTCATCCCCCAGAAGCCCTACATGCTGCTGGGCAGCCTGCGGGAGCAGCTCTGCTACCCGCTGCCCCCCAGCCGCTTCAACGACGAGCAGCTGCGCCATGTGCTGGAGCAGGTGCGGCTGCCCGAGCTGGTGCACCGCTATCCGGATCTGGACATCAAGCAGGACTGGCCCCGGCTGCTCTCCCTGGGCGAGCAGCAGCGGCTGGCCTTCGCCCGGCTGCTGCTGAACGGGCCCCGCTTCGTGGTGCTCGACGAGGCCACCAGCGCCCTCGATGTGGCCACCGAGCGCCACCTCTACCAGCTGCTGCTGGAACGGGACATGGCCTTCGTGAGCGTGGGGCACCGGCCCACCCTCACCGCCTTCCATGACACGGTGCTGGAGCTCGACGGCCAGGGCGGCTGGCGTCTGATGCCGGCCGCCAGCTATACCGTTGGCCATTCCGCCTGAGCGGATGCCACCGGAGACCTGAGCTGATGAGTTCCGCCGACGCCACCCCCGCTCCCAGCACCAGCGCCACCACCGGGGACGTTCCCGCCTTCGGCTGGAGCGCCTACGCCGAGCGGGTCAACGGCCGCTTCGCCATGGTGGGGTTCCTGGCGGTGCTGGTGATCGAGGCGCTCAGCGGCGACACATTCCTGCACTGGGCCGGCCTGGTGCCCTGAAGCTGGCTGTTCCCAGAAGCTGGCCGGCTCAGGGCACCGGGATCAGATCGATCTGCCAGAGCCCGTTGCGGCTCACCTGCACGGCCAGCTGCCGGCCATCGGCCCGCAGCTGCACCTGCCGCGGCACCCCGGCCGGCACCATCGGGATCGGCCTCAGGCTCTGGGAGGAGCGGCGGTAGAGCACCAGTTCGGTGCGTCCCTCCAGCTGCCGCACCAGGGCGAGCCGATCGCCTCGGTTGTCCACGGAGACGCTGATCGGCTGGGCGTCCGGCCGGTTCAGCCCCGGCACGGGCACCGGCCTGCGGCCGCGCAGATCGATCAGAACCACCCGTTCACGGCCGCCGCTGCCATTGATCAGGGCCAGCCAGGTGTCCCCCAGGGAGGGGTCGCGCAGGCTGCCCAGCGGCGCCAGCTGGCGGCCCAGGGCCCCATCCCGCCGCGGCTGGCCATCCAGGCAGCCGCCGAGCACCAGCGGCAGTGCGGCGGCCAGGCCCAGGGCCCAGCGCCTGCCGGCAGAGCGGGCCATCCCTGGCATCAGTTGGCCTCCCCTCGGTCCGGCCCGCCCCCCACAGCGGTCGTGCCCCC
This sequence is a window from Cyanobium sp. PCC 7001. Protein-coding genes within it:
- a CDS encoding chlorophyll a/b-binding protein — translated: MSSADATPAPSTSATTGDVPAFGWSAYAERVNGRFAMVGFLAVLVIEALSGDTFLHWAGLVP